One Brassica oleracea var. oleracea cultivar TO1000 chromosome C7, BOL, whole genome shotgun sequence genomic window carries:
- the LOC106305349 gene encoding WUSCHEL-related homeobox 14-like, producing the protein MDGGSQNGAYDGRVMTEEQMEILSKQIAIYAAICRQLVSLHESLSSKLPLSSGVDPTGGGYFDSMGASPSTYKISHRHRWTPTSMQLQILESIYEEGSGTPKPQRIEEITLELSQHGQVMDKNVYNWFQNRRARSKRKQPQAMTTTTVQTVDAVAATEERSYGDSGGFVSYDHILFPSTDFGIEHLLDGGIFRER; encoded by the exons ATGGATGGAGGGAGCCAAAACGGTGCTTATGATGGTAGAGTTATGACGGAGGAGCAAATGGAGATTCTCAGTAAGCAGATCGCCATTTACGCCGCCATTTGTAGGCAGCTCGTTTCCCTCCACGAGTCTCTCTCTTCTAAACTTCCCCTCTCATCAG GAGTGGATCCAACCGGAGGTGGATACTTTGATTCGATGGGGGCTTCGCCAAGCACTTATAAAATATCTCATCGGCATCGTTGGACTCCGACATCGATGCAACTTCAGATTCTCGAAAGCATTTACGAGGAAGGAAGCGGAACACCAAAACCACAGAGGATTGAAGAGATCACGTTGGAGCTGTCTCAACACGGACAGGTCATGGACAAAAATGTATACAACTGGTTTCAAAACCGACGAGCTCGGTCCAAACGAAAGCAGCCTCAGGCTATGACAACGACGACTGTTCAGACCGTTGATGCGGTGGCGGCAACAGAGGAGAGGAGTTATGGAGATTCTGGAGGGTTTGTGTCTTATGATCATATCCTCTTTCCGAGTACTGACTTTG GGATTGAGCATTTGTTAGATGGAGGAATATTTCGGGAGAGATAA